The following coding sequences are from one Vicugna pacos chromosome 11, VicPac4, whole genome shotgun sequence window:
- the LOC102541856 gene encoding synaptotagmin-15 isoform X2, translating to MAEQVALVIAGITGGLLLLLLLIGVSCCLWKQFGATFTYEELPGTGVPSSVQWDKLCPLGARTQTSSQDWMALSSRVWAQFPQDPCPAAELLPHATGSNLGDVCVVGTINPELYKFPGDKSETIFPKGCLGWLWFSVEYQQEAERLLVGLIKAQRLQAPSETCSPLVKLHLLPDERCFLQSKTRHRTCSPQFDEHFVFQVSSKSVTQRVVRFLVYHVDRQRKHQLLGQVLFPLKEILERDGQCIIWRDLEAESLEPPSEFGDLQFCLSYNDCLNCLTVVVLQAKGLRLQEDASFVSMFVRVSLINHNKFVKCKKTSAVLGSADPVYNETFSFRADPTELDTASLRLTVLQSMEGDKSHELGRLVVGPYMYTRGKELEHWNEMLSKPKGLVRHWHALCHTTEP from the exons ATGGCAG AGCAGGTGGCGCTGGTGATTGCGGGCATCACtggggggctgctgctgctgctgctgttgattGGGGTAAGCTGCTGTCTCTGGAAGCAGTTTGGTGCCACATTCACCTATGAGGAGCTGCCCGGGACCGGGGTTCCCTCCAGCGTGCAGTGGGACAAGCTCTGCCCACTGGGTGCCAGGACGCAGACAAGCAG CCAAGACTGGATGGCCCTGAGCAGCAGAGTGTGGGCCCAGTTTCCACAGGACCCCTGCCCAGCCGCGGAGCTCCTGCCCCACGCCACCGGCAGCAATCTTG GAGACGTGTGCGTGGTGGGGACCATCAACCCAGAGCTCTACAAGTTCCCAGGGGACAAAAGTGAGACCATCTTCCCCAAGGGCTGCCTGGGGTGGCTGTGGTTCTCCGTGGAGTACCAGCAGGAGGCCGAGCGGCTGCTGGTGGGTCTGATCAAGGCGCAGCGACTACAAGCCCCCTCCGAGACCTGTAGCCCCTTGGTGAAGCTCCACCTGCTGCCTGATGAGCGCTGCTTCCTCCAGTCCAAGACCAGACACAGAACCTGCAGCCCACAGTTCGATGAGCACTTCGTTTTCCAG GTGTCCAGCAAGAGCGTCACCCAGAGAGTGGTGAGGTTCTTGGTGTACCACGTAGACAGGCAGAGGAAGCACCAGCTCCTGGGTCAGGTGCTGTTTCCCCTGAAGGAGATCCTGGAGAGAGACGGCCAGTGCATCATCTGGAGAGACCTGGAGGCCGAGAGCCTGGAG cctccctccgaGTTTGGCGACCTCCAGTTCTGCCTCAGCTACAATGACTGCCTGAACTGCCTCACGGTGGTTGTGCTTCAAGCCAAGGGCCTCCGGCTCCAGGAGGATGCCAGTTTTGTCA GTATGTTTGTCAGAGTGTCTCTGATCAACCACAACAAGTTTGTCAAGTGCAAGAAGACTTCGGCCGTGCTGGGCTCTGCGGACCCTGTGTACAACGAGACCTTCAGCTTCAGGGCCGACCCCACCGAGCTGGACACGGCCAGCCTCAGGCTGACAGTGCTGCAGAGCATGGAAGGGGACA AGAGCCACGAGCTGGGCCGGCTGGTGGTGGGCCCCTACATGTACACCCGCGGCAAAGAGCTGGAGCACTGGAACGAGATGCTTAGCAAACCCAAGGGGCTGGTGAGGCActggcatgcgctctgccacacCACGGAGCCCTGA
- the LOC102541856 gene encoding synaptotagmin-15 isoform X1, producing the protein MAEQVALVIAGITGGLLLLLLLIGVSCCLWKQFGATFTYEELPGTGVPSSVQWDKLCPLGARTQTSRPPGMLFVVPTSLQSQDWMALSSRVWAQFPQDPCPAAELLPHATGSNLGDVCVVGTINPELYKFPGDKSETIFPKGCLGWLWFSVEYQQEAERLLVGLIKAQRLQAPSETCSPLVKLHLLPDERCFLQSKTRHRTCSPQFDEHFVFQVSSKSVTQRVVRFLVYHVDRQRKHQLLGQVLFPLKEILERDGQCIIWRDLEAESLEPPSEFGDLQFCLSYNDCLNCLTVVVLQAKGLRLQEDASFVSMFVRVSLINHNKFVKCKKTSAVLGSADPVYNETFSFRADPTELDTASLRLTVLQSMEGDKSHELGRLVVGPYMYTRGKELEHWNEMLSKPKGLVRHWHALCHTTEP; encoded by the exons ATGGCAG AGCAGGTGGCGCTGGTGATTGCGGGCATCACtggggggctgctgctgctgctgctgttgattGGGGTAAGCTGCTGTCTCTGGAAGCAGTTTGGTGCCACATTCACCTATGAGGAGCTGCCCGGGACCGGGGTTCCCTCCAGCGTGCAGTGGGACAAGCTCTGCCCACTGGGTGCCAGGACGCAGACAAGCAG GCCACCAGGTATGCTATTCGTGGTGCCCACTTCCCTCCAAAGCCAAGACTGGATGGCCCTGAGCAGCAGAGTGTGGGCCCAGTTTCCACAGGACCCCTGCCCAGCCGCGGAGCTCCTGCCCCACGCCACCGGCAGCAATCTTG GAGACGTGTGCGTGGTGGGGACCATCAACCCAGAGCTCTACAAGTTCCCAGGGGACAAAAGTGAGACCATCTTCCCCAAGGGCTGCCTGGGGTGGCTGTGGTTCTCCGTGGAGTACCAGCAGGAGGCCGAGCGGCTGCTGGTGGGTCTGATCAAGGCGCAGCGACTACAAGCCCCCTCCGAGACCTGTAGCCCCTTGGTGAAGCTCCACCTGCTGCCTGATGAGCGCTGCTTCCTCCAGTCCAAGACCAGACACAGAACCTGCAGCCCACAGTTCGATGAGCACTTCGTTTTCCAG GTGTCCAGCAAGAGCGTCACCCAGAGAGTGGTGAGGTTCTTGGTGTACCACGTAGACAGGCAGAGGAAGCACCAGCTCCTGGGTCAGGTGCTGTTTCCCCTGAAGGAGATCCTGGAGAGAGACGGCCAGTGCATCATCTGGAGAGACCTGGAGGCCGAGAGCCTGGAG cctccctccgaGTTTGGCGACCTCCAGTTCTGCCTCAGCTACAATGACTGCCTGAACTGCCTCACGGTGGTTGTGCTTCAAGCCAAGGGCCTCCGGCTCCAGGAGGATGCCAGTTTTGTCA GTATGTTTGTCAGAGTGTCTCTGATCAACCACAACAAGTTTGTCAAGTGCAAGAAGACTTCGGCCGTGCTGGGCTCTGCGGACCCTGTGTACAACGAGACCTTCAGCTTCAGGGCCGACCCCACCGAGCTGGACACGGCCAGCCTCAGGCTGACAGTGCTGCAGAGCATGGAAGGGGACA AGAGCCACGAGCTGGGCCGGCTGGTGGTGGGCCCCTACATGTACACCCGCGGCAAAGAGCTGGAGCACTGGAACGAGATGCTTAGCAAACCCAAGGGGCTGGTGAGGCActggcatgcgctctgccacacCACGGAGCCCTGA
- the LOC102541856 gene encoding synaptotagmin-15 isoform X4: MLFVVPTSLQSQDWMALSSRVWAQFPQDPCPAAELLPHATGSNLGDVCVVGTINPELYKFPGDKSETIFPKGCLGWLWFSVEYQQEAERLLVGLIKAQRLQAPSETCSPLVKLHLLPDERCFLQSKTRHRTCSPQFDEHFVFQVSSKSVTQRVVRFLVYHVDRQRKHQLLGQVLFPLKEILERDGQCIIWRDLEAESLEPPSEFGDLQFCLSYNDCLNCLTVVVLQAKGLRLQEDASFVSMFVRVSLINHNKFVKCKKTSAVLGSADPVYNETFSFRADPTELDTASLRLTVLQSMEGDKSHELGRLVVGPYMYTRGKELEHWNEMLSKPKGLVRHWHALCHTTEP; this comes from the exons ATGCTATTCGTGGTGCCCACTTCCCTCCAAAGCCAAGACTGGATGGCCCTGAGCAGCAGAGTGTGGGCCCAGTTTCCACAGGACCCCTGCCCAGCCGCGGAGCTCCTGCCCCACGCCACCGGCAGCAATCTTG GAGACGTGTGCGTGGTGGGGACCATCAACCCAGAGCTCTACAAGTTCCCAGGGGACAAAAGTGAGACCATCTTCCCCAAGGGCTGCCTGGGGTGGCTGTGGTTCTCCGTGGAGTACCAGCAGGAGGCCGAGCGGCTGCTGGTGGGTCTGATCAAGGCGCAGCGACTACAAGCCCCCTCCGAGACCTGTAGCCCCTTGGTGAAGCTCCACCTGCTGCCTGATGAGCGCTGCTTCCTCCAGTCCAAGACCAGACACAGAACCTGCAGCCCACAGTTCGATGAGCACTTCGTTTTCCAG GTGTCCAGCAAGAGCGTCACCCAGAGAGTGGTGAGGTTCTTGGTGTACCACGTAGACAGGCAGAGGAAGCACCAGCTCCTGGGTCAGGTGCTGTTTCCCCTGAAGGAGATCCTGGAGAGAGACGGCCAGTGCATCATCTGGAGAGACCTGGAGGCCGAGAGCCTGGAG cctccctccgaGTTTGGCGACCTCCAGTTCTGCCTCAGCTACAATGACTGCCTGAACTGCCTCACGGTGGTTGTGCTTCAAGCCAAGGGCCTCCGGCTCCAGGAGGATGCCAGTTTTGTCA GTATGTTTGTCAGAGTGTCTCTGATCAACCACAACAAGTTTGTCAAGTGCAAGAAGACTTCGGCCGTGCTGGGCTCTGCGGACCCTGTGTACAACGAGACCTTCAGCTTCAGGGCCGACCCCACCGAGCTGGACACGGCCAGCCTCAGGCTGACAGTGCTGCAGAGCATGGAAGGGGACA AGAGCCACGAGCTGGGCCGGCTGGTGGTGGGCCCCTACATGTACACCCGCGGCAAAGAGCTGGAGCACTGGAACGAGATGCTTAGCAAACCCAAGGGGCTGGTGAGGCActggcatgcgctctgccacacCACGGAGCCCTGA
- the LOC102541856 gene encoding synaptotagmin-15 isoform X3, which produces MAEQVALVIAGITGGLLLLLLLIGVSCCLWKQFGATFTYEELPGTGVPSSVQWDKLCPLGARTQTSRPPGMLFVVPTSLQSQDWMALSSRVWAQFPQDPCPAAELLPHATGSNLGDVCVVGTINPELYKFPGDKSETIFPKGCLGWLWFSVEYQQEAERLLVGLIKAQRLQAPSETCSPLVKLHLLPDERCFLQSKTRHRTCSPQFDEHFVFQVSSKSVTQRVVRFLVYHVDRQRKHQLLGQVLFPLKEILERDGQCIIWRDLEAESLEPPSEFGDLQFCLSYNDCLNCLTVVVLQAKGLRLQEDASFVRSPARWWSSVPCALCSWITVSKLTFNLPVWIQNPFKLPSPKTWPLKEKVFKGRKEA; this is translated from the exons ATGGCAG AGCAGGTGGCGCTGGTGATTGCGGGCATCACtggggggctgctgctgctgctgctgttgattGGGGTAAGCTGCTGTCTCTGGAAGCAGTTTGGTGCCACATTCACCTATGAGGAGCTGCCCGGGACCGGGGTTCCCTCCAGCGTGCAGTGGGACAAGCTCTGCCCACTGGGTGCCAGGACGCAGACAAGCAG GCCACCAGGTATGCTATTCGTGGTGCCCACTTCCCTCCAAAGCCAAGACTGGATGGCCCTGAGCAGCAGAGTGTGGGCCCAGTTTCCACAGGACCCCTGCCCAGCCGCGGAGCTCCTGCCCCACGCCACCGGCAGCAATCTTG GAGACGTGTGCGTGGTGGGGACCATCAACCCAGAGCTCTACAAGTTCCCAGGGGACAAAAGTGAGACCATCTTCCCCAAGGGCTGCCTGGGGTGGCTGTGGTTCTCCGTGGAGTACCAGCAGGAGGCCGAGCGGCTGCTGGTGGGTCTGATCAAGGCGCAGCGACTACAAGCCCCCTCCGAGACCTGTAGCCCCTTGGTGAAGCTCCACCTGCTGCCTGATGAGCGCTGCTTCCTCCAGTCCAAGACCAGACACAGAACCTGCAGCCCACAGTTCGATGAGCACTTCGTTTTCCAG GTGTCCAGCAAGAGCGTCACCCAGAGAGTGGTGAGGTTCTTGGTGTACCACGTAGACAGGCAGAGGAAGCACCAGCTCCTGGGTCAGGTGCTGTTTCCCCTGAAGGAGATCCTGGAGAGAGACGGCCAGTGCATCATCTGGAGAGACCTGGAGGCCGAGAGCCTGGAG cctccctccgaGTTTGGCGACCTCCAGTTCTGCCTCAGCTACAATGACTGCCTGAACTGCCTCACGGTGGTTGTGCTTCAAGCCAAGGGCCTCCGGCTCCAGGAGGATGCCAGTTTTGTCA GGTCCCCAGCAAGGTGGTGGTCATCGGTCCCCTGTGCTCTCTGCAGCTGGATCACTGTGAGCAAGCTGACATTCAACCTTCCAGTGTGGATCCAAAACCCATTTAAGCTCCCCTCCCCAAAAACTTGGCCTCTGAAGGAGAAGGTGTTTAAGGGACGCAAGGAGGCCTGA
- the GPRIN2 gene encoding G protein-regulated inducer of neurite outgrowth 2 isoform X1, whose product MTVGGMNKCRAAMRSSRLEPGAREPVSPRLQPLSQSSSSLLGEGQGRRPELRKSVSSTVWPAQPGEASAGPRAPEEERPQAESMEQAPASSTRPQPGAVAHWRSSTVGNVSTMGGGDLCCLRDPSAAAVQRSHSDLARSTQTRGHSGARKASLSCSALGSSPVHGAQPQPSGTSGQGGQAPAVLERDQAVEDGMSNSAQTLGESQVWVPPLDLEGTATRRSSPKATGQLATTCCHALSPAALLCGMREVGASGCCHALPAPGILTFPKLVASVSESGLQAQHGVKFQCRLPGGLPGHSHCCAHPWGPTGLAMEPGARTKDVWTMTSASDLAPILLSPLSAQDAGVQVAPQAVCKAVATSPPLEAPVALHTFPEVTVGSSLEEAPSPVRDVRWDAEGMTWEVYGAAVDPEVLGVAIQKHLEMQFEQLQRAPASEDSLSAEGRRGPLRAVMQSLRHPSCCGCSSAAPE is encoded by the exons ATGACTGTGGGAGGAATGAACAAATGCCGA gCAGCCATGAGATCCAGCCGCCTGGAGCCAGGCGCCCGGGAGCCCGTCAGCCCACGCCTTCAGCCCCTGTCCCAGAGCTCCTCCAGCCTGCTGGGTGAAGGCCAGGGGCGGAGGCCAGAGCTCCGCAAGAGCGTCAGCAGCACTGTATGGCCAGCCCAGCCGGGTGAGGCTAGCGCTGGGCCCCGggccccagaggaggagaggcCCCAGGCTGAGAGCATGGAGCAGGCACCGGCCTCTAGCACCCGGCCACAGCCTGGGGCCGTGGCTCACTGGCGGAGCAGCACGGTGGGCAATGTGTCTACCATGGGTGGTGGTGACCTGTGTTGCCTACGAGACCCCAGCGCTGCCGCTGTGCAGAGGAGCCACTCGGACCTGGCCCGGAGCACCCAGACTCGGGGCCACAGCGGTGCTCGGAAGGCCAGCCTCAGCTGCTCAGCCCTGGGCAGCTCGCCTGTCCATGGGGCTCAGCCGCAGCCTAGCGGTACTTCTGGCCAGGGCGGCCAGGCCCCTGCAGTCCTGGAAAGGGACCAGGCTGTGGAGGACGGGATGTCAAACTCAGCCCAGACACTGGGGGAGAGTCAGGTGTGGGTGCCGCCACTAGACCTGGAAGGCACAGCGACCCGGAGAAGCAGCCCCAAAGCCACTGGGCAGCTGGCCACCACCTGCTGCCATGCTCTGTCCCCAGCAGCTCTACTCTGTGGCATGAGGGAGGTAGGGGCCAGCGGCTGCTGCCACGCCTTGCCTGCCCCAGGGATCCTGACCTTTCCCAAGCTAGTGGCATCAGTGAGTGAATCTGGGCTGCAGGCTCAGCATGGGGTGAAATTCCAGTGTAGGTTGCCCGGGGGGCTTCCTGGGCATTCCCACTGCTGTGCCCACCCTTGGGGTCCCACCGGGTTAGCCATGGAACCTGGTGCCAGGACCAAGGATGTGTGGACCATGACCTCAGCCAGTGACTTGGCCCCCATCTTGCTGTCCCCTCTGTCAGCCCAGGATGCTGGCGTGCAAGTGGCCCCCCAGGCAGTCTGCAAGGCGGTGGCCACCAGCCCGCCTCTGGAAGCCCCTGTGGCCCTGCACACATTCCCAGAGGTGACTGTGGGGTCCAGCCTAGAGGAGGCACCGTCCCCTGTGCGAGATGTGCGGTGGGACGCCGAGGGCATGACATGGGAGGTGTATGGAGCTGCAGTGGACCCTGAGGTGCTTGGCGTGGCCATCCAGAAGCACCTGGAGATGCAGTTCGAGCAGCTGCAGCGGGCACCTGCCAGCGAGGACAGCCTGTCTGCCGAGGGCCGCAGGGGGCCACTTCGGGCCGTCATGCAGTCCCTGCGGCACCCTAGCTGTTGTGGCTGCTCCAGTGCAGCCCCCGAGTGA
- the GPRIN2 gene encoding G protein-regulated inducer of neurite outgrowth 2 isoform X2: protein MRSSRLEPGAREPVSPRLQPLSQSSSSLLGEGQGRRPELRKSVSSTVWPAQPGEASAGPRAPEEERPQAESMEQAPASSTRPQPGAVAHWRSSTVGNVSTMGGGDLCCLRDPSAAAVQRSHSDLARSTQTRGHSGARKASLSCSALGSSPVHGAQPQPSGTSGQGGQAPAVLERDQAVEDGMSNSAQTLGESQVWVPPLDLEGTATRRSSPKATGQLATTCCHALSPAALLCGMREVGASGCCHALPAPGILTFPKLVASVSESGLQAQHGVKFQCRLPGGLPGHSHCCAHPWGPTGLAMEPGARTKDVWTMTSASDLAPILLSPLSAQDAGVQVAPQAVCKAVATSPPLEAPVALHTFPEVTVGSSLEEAPSPVRDVRWDAEGMTWEVYGAAVDPEVLGVAIQKHLEMQFEQLQRAPASEDSLSAEGRRGPLRAVMQSLRHPSCCGCSSAAPE from the coding sequence ATGAGATCCAGCCGCCTGGAGCCAGGCGCCCGGGAGCCCGTCAGCCCACGCCTTCAGCCCCTGTCCCAGAGCTCCTCCAGCCTGCTGGGTGAAGGCCAGGGGCGGAGGCCAGAGCTCCGCAAGAGCGTCAGCAGCACTGTATGGCCAGCCCAGCCGGGTGAGGCTAGCGCTGGGCCCCGggccccagaggaggagaggcCCCAGGCTGAGAGCATGGAGCAGGCACCGGCCTCTAGCACCCGGCCACAGCCTGGGGCCGTGGCTCACTGGCGGAGCAGCACGGTGGGCAATGTGTCTACCATGGGTGGTGGTGACCTGTGTTGCCTACGAGACCCCAGCGCTGCCGCTGTGCAGAGGAGCCACTCGGACCTGGCCCGGAGCACCCAGACTCGGGGCCACAGCGGTGCTCGGAAGGCCAGCCTCAGCTGCTCAGCCCTGGGCAGCTCGCCTGTCCATGGGGCTCAGCCGCAGCCTAGCGGTACTTCTGGCCAGGGCGGCCAGGCCCCTGCAGTCCTGGAAAGGGACCAGGCTGTGGAGGACGGGATGTCAAACTCAGCCCAGACACTGGGGGAGAGTCAGGTGTGGGTGCCGCCACTAGACCTGGAAGGCACAGCGACCCGGAGAAGCAGCCCCAAAGCCACTGGGCAGCTGGCCACCACCTGCTGCCATGCTCTGTCCCCAGCAGCTCTACTCTGTGGCATGAGGGAGGTAGGGGCCAGCGGCTGCTGCCACGCCTTGCCTGCCCCAGGGATCCTGACCTTTCCCAAGCTAGTGGCATCAGTGAGTGAATCTGGGCTGCAGGCTCAGCATGGGGTGAAATTCCAGTGTAGGTTGCCCGGGGGGCTTCCTGGGCATTCCCACTGCTGTGCCCACCCTTGGGGTCCCACCGGGTTAGCCATGGAACCTGGTGCCAGGACCAAGGATGTGTGGACCATGACCTCAGCCAGTGACTTGGCCCCCATCTTGCTGTCCCCTCTGTCAGCCCAGGATGCTGGCGTGCAAGTGGCCCCCCAGGCAGTCTGCAAGGCGGTGGCCACCAGCCCGCCTCTGGAAGCCCCTGTGGCCCTGCACACATTCCCAGAGGTGACTGTGGGGTCCAGCCTAGAGGAGGCACCGTCCCCTGTGCGAGATGTGCGGTGGGACGCCGAGGGCATGACATGGGAGGTGTATGGAGCTGCAGTGGACCCTGAGGTGCTTGGCGTGGCCATCCAGAAGCACCTGGAGATGCAGTTCGAGCAGCTGCAGCGGGCACCTGCCAGCGAGGACAGCCTGTCTGCCGAGGGCCGCAGGGGGCCACTTCGGGCCGTCATGCAGTCCCTGCGGCACCCTAGCTGTTGTGGCTGCTCCAGTGCAGCCCCCGAGTGA